In Bernardetia sp., the DNA window TAAAAGGATTTGTGAATTAGAGTACGAAATCAGAAAAACAACTAAGAATGGATTGAAAAAAGATTCAAAACTCATGCTTGACCAAGCACAGATATTATATAGTAAAAATTTAATAAAAAAATATGGAAAAATACAACAGGGAATAATAGATTTGGAACAATATCAAATAGATTTATCATTACATTTTCTAAATCGTATCCCAAATGAACCTCGTGATGAAAAAAACAAGCTAGGAAAAATTTTTAGACATAGGCATTATAACAATAATAAGTATTACTTGGTTGTATCACCTGATACCCTTAATAGAAACCCTCGCCATCCAAGAGTGAATGTAATAGAAGTGAAAATAGAGGGAGATAAAGGAATAATCCTAAATGAAATAGACACATTAGATAAGTATAATCTCAAAAAATTTCCTATAAAAACACTAAATGACTTTGAAGTAGACGAAATTAATCAAGCATTTTTTGTACAAGGGAAAAATGAAATTACAATACAGATTAAAAACGACTTTAAAAAAGTAATTGAAAAATAAAACAACTTAAAACCTAGATATTTCGCCAATATTTTAAGACAGAAAGCCATTCTTGTAAAAAGAATGGTTTTTTGTTTTTAGCTTACTAATCCTCCAAAGCACTCACTAAAAAAGTGTTTTTCAAGCCTAGCCAAATAATGAAAAATATAAATGCCCAAGTGAGGTAGATTTCATAATAATCATTGGTAAGGGTAAACTTATTTTCCTTGATTTCAGAGCGTTCTAATTTATCAATAGTAGCAAAAATAGAACTTAATGATTTGTTATCTGTCGCTCTAAAAAATTCTCCTCCTGTTATTTGTGCAATTTCTCTCATTCCAGACTCGTCTAAAGAGTTTTCGATATATTGTATCTGACCAAAACGGTTTCTGTATGGCACTCTTCCTTGCTTTCCAACACCAATCGTATAAATTTTGATACCGTATCCGTAAGCTAATTTGGCTGCCGTGTTAGGGTCAAGTGTTCCTGCATTGCTCTCTCCATCTGTCAAGAGAATCATTATTTTTGATTCTACTTCTTCGTTTTCTCTCATTCGGTTTGTTCCTACTCCGATGGCACTTCCAATGGCTGTTCCTCCTCGTTGTATCATTCTAAAATCAATTTCTTCTAAGTAGCCATACAAAAGTTCGTAGTCTGTGGTAAGTGGAGCAAGACTAAAGGCATCGCCAGCAAAAACAACAATTCCGATACGGTCTTGTAAACGTCCTTTGATGAAGTTATTTGCCACTTGTTTTGCAGATTCCAAACGATTGGGTTTGAGGTCTTCAATTTGCATAGATTCTGAAATATCCAAAACTAGCATTATATCAATTCCTTCTGTGTATTGCTCTGGAGGTTGTTCCGAAGTTTTTTGAGGGCGAGCAAGCGCAATCAAGATAAAAATCAAAAACAGACTAAAAAATAGCTTGGGTATGTGTCGTAAGATTGTCCAAAAGTCTGATTTTAAGCTAGTGTCTGGAAAAGCAACTTCTAATTTTTGTCTAAATTTTACAAAAATGAGCCATTTCAAGACAAATAATAATGGAACTCCAATAATAGCGTAGAGCCAAAATGAATTCTGCCAGTCGAAACTTTGAAGCATTTCGATAGTGAACCATTTAAAATCTAACCATTCAAAACTTGACTTACTAAACATTTTTTCTTGATTTAATTTCCTTTTTATTCCTTACTGTTGAGATTGTTTATTTAGTTCGTTTTCAGAAGTTACTCGCAGTTCTGCCAAACGTTTTTCAAAAATATTGATGGCATAGTTTTTTAAATTTTGAAGAGCAAGCTCTGTATTTTTATCTATTTGTCCTCCATAAATTGCCCTATCGATGACTTTCAAGTTTTGTCCTAAGGCTTCATTTTTTGTCAAGCGAGCAATTTCACTAGAAGTATAGGTGGTAAAAGGCTCATTTTTGAGCTTTTCAATATACGATTTCCACATTCCTAATGTATGGTCAGTGGCTTCTGGATTTTCAATACTTCCTAACTGATTAGCATATTCTTGAATAAACTTTTCGTGTTGGCGTTGTAGGCGTTTCAAACGGTAGCTTCTTCGAATACTTTCTCCAAAAAAGACAAAAAACAAAATTATGGCTACTACCAAAACAACAAATGCCAATCCGTATAAAGGATAATTTGTGAAGCGTGGAATGTCTATAAAAGTCGTATTCTTATAAAAAGTAATATCATCTTCCCTTAACATCCTTTCTAAAGTGTCTTGAGCCAAAACAAAATCCGTCTCTTTGGTGGAAACCTCTGTAAAATATTTCAACGTATCGCCTGTGTTTTGATTTAATACAAAAACAGGAAGTTTGAGGGATTGGATAGTATCTAGTTCGAAAGTTCTTAGCCAATAAATGGCACTATCAGTAGCGATGCCTTCTGACGTAGTTTGTGTGGGAAAAGCCTCTGTCTTGACCCATTCAAAGGGCTTGAAGTTGTAGGTAGAATCTGCAAAAATAACCTCTTTATCGTATTGGTGTACAAAGACCACTTTAAACGGAATATGTTTTCCCATTTTTAAGCTATCTTTTGAAAAAGAACCTGTTATTTTAGGAAGGTTGTTTTTTTCGTTCTCTGTCTGTCCGAAGCTGTAAAAATTGCAGAAAGCAAAGCTAAAAAATAAGACAGTTAGATGGAAAAAATATTTTTTATTTATAATTTTCATATTTTGTTATGACTTAATCACTCTTCTTTATATGTTTTGTAAAAGTTGAAAATCTCTAGTTACAAACATAATGGATTGAGTTTCTTTCTGCAATACGATAGATAAATGAATAACTTTCTTGAGAAATATACTTTTGGAAAGTTAGTCATTTTTTAGATATTCTGTTTTCAACTCTCCACAAACATAGCTACTTATGATAAAACTAAAATTTACTTTGCTTGTTGCTGTATTTTTCTTTGCTTTATTTCCAAAAGCCAAAGGTTTGGTTTTTTCGTGTTCTTCTGAAAAGATAGCAGAGGCAAAACCAAACACTAAAGTAGCTACATCAGACAAAAAACACACGTTAAATTATTGGAAAAATTCTACAAGTAAAAACATTTACAGAACTAAAGTTGTGAAAAATAGGAAGAATGAGAATAAAATTTCACTTAGAAAAAAACTTTCTATTCTAAAGCTAGTTCTAAAAAATAAGAATCGCAAAAAAGCTAAAAAAGATGCAAAAAAACAGCTTTACTGGACAACAAAACATACGCTTGGTCTAATAGCTTGGGCAGCTACCTTAGGAACTGTGATGAGTTTTCTGACAGGAAATATTATTTTTGGAGTTTTATTTTCTTGTATTGCAATTTTTTCTCTGATACTGATTCTTTTTAGTGAAAGTATATCAAAGTTTGCAAAGTTTTTGCTTTGGTTGGCTCTTGGAGGCTCAATAGCATTATTTTTTATGGTGGCATTTCCACTTCTCACAGAGCTTATCCTTTTATTTTTTTAGAACTTTTTTTTATTCAAGTTATATATTTTTTTCAATCTAACCCCAATTTTTATGAAAACTACCTTTTTAACTCTCCTACTTTTAGTATTCGGATTTTCTTCGTTTGCATTTATGCCAGCAGAGTCTGCTAGTGCATCAGCAAGTGCAGCCGTTGCCTCTGAAAAACCAAAAACTGAATCAGAAAACAAAGCGAAAACAGAAACAAAGAAAGAAGTCAAACAAATGACTGCCAAAGAGCTTCAACAAAAAATGGAAGCCAACTACGAAGCTAATAAGAAAGAAATGAGCCTGAAAGAACGCCTAGCAAGCAAACTTCTTATCAAAAAACTTAAAAAAGCAGAGAAGAAAGAGGTAAAGGATTCAAAAAAGAGTAAAGGTTCAACAGAATTATTTCATCTTTTAGGTATTTTACTTATTGTTTTAGGTGTTGTAAGTATCATATTTTTAAACCTTTATGGAGGTATAGTTACTATTATAGTAGGTATATTTGTTTACTTATTGCCAGAACTTATTTAATTTTTTGTGGAAGAAAATCAGTAAAACTTCAATTTTCTGATTTTCTTGTTCCTACATTTTAGTCTAGTAGAACTCTCGCACATTGACATAACAAACAAATTTTATTTTGATAAAAATGTTTTCTTTTGTTAGTGAAAAGGCGTGCCTTTTTCTTACAGATGATAAAACAAAATAATATTTTTTCTAAAATTGATTTTGCGAAAGTCCTATTTAGGAATCACTATTTTTTTAATCTTTAATTTTTTATTAATATGAAGTATTTTTTTATTGTAATCCTCTCATTTTTTGTCACATTCTCATCTTTTGGCTTTATGCCTGCCGAAAGTAGTTCTAATAGTTTAGTTTCTGAAGCGAATAAATCAGAAGCTAAAGCAACTACAAAAACAGCGTCGGAA includes these proteins:
- a CDS encoding vWA domain-containing protein, producing MFSKSSFEWLDFKWFTIEMLQSFDWQNSFWLYAIIGVPLLFVLKWLIFVKFRQKLEVAFPDTSLKSDFWTILRHIPKLFFSLFLIFILIALARPQKTSEQPPEQYTEGIDIMLVLDISESMQIEDLKPNRLESAKQVANNFIKGRLQDRIGIVVFAGDAFSLAPLTTDYELLYGYLEEIDFRMIQRGGTAIGSAIGVGTNRMRENEEVESKIMILLTDGESNAGTLDPNTAAKLAYGYGIKIYTIGVGKQGRVPYRNRFGQIQYIENSLDESGMREIAQITGGEFFRATDNKSLSSIFATIDKLERSEIKENKFTLTNDYYEIYLTWAFIFFIIWLGLKNTFLVSALED